A single genomic interval of Plantibacter sp. Leaf314 harbors:
- a CDS encoding MurT ligase domain-containing protein — protein MRYAPAILAGRAVRFLARLRKPGGGSAVPGLVVNRVAPGFLPDTLNSFPRGLVIVSGSSGKSTTTKMLVGILRAHQVSVFTNPSTANISQGLTSALLERADLRGRIDADLGVLEMDEGHGALIAPRLRPAHVILTNVSVDQIDRFHDAAMVSRMLDAIAGRSTGSLVLNGDDALVDAVASGSAATRWRYGVSASVLEASPRGLGYSSTAPDRVDADAGTVVQSLAGDEVVIAHKGETARFRLPARGVHYAVDAAAAISGAAAVLGPEFRLATAAASFEALTPVFGRGEVTTVRGVEVEFVLVQNPASFQLNIDSLAPDTEQILVAVGSDVRDPSYLWPVDTARLGRVAVVSGSKAWEAALQLGYDGVEIDRIEPDLGAALDAFLALPAPGVGRKTVIFTADSMRRTRAHLGLASNDQDDA, from the coding sequence ATGCGCTACGCCCCCGCCATCCTCGCGGGTCGAGCCGTCCGATTCCTCGCCAGGCTGCGTAAGCCGGGCGGGGGATCTGCCGTTCCCGGCCTCGTGGTCAACCGGGTCGCGCCCGGGTTTCTGCCAGACACGCTGAACAGCTTCCCGCGTGGCCTCGTCATCGTGAGCGGATCGAGCGGGAAGTCCACCACGACCAAGATGCTCGTAGGTATCCTGCGCGCGCATCAGGTCTCGGTGTTCACGAACCCGTCCACGGCGAACATCTCACAGGGCCTCACCTCGGCATTACTCGAACGTGCCGACCTGCGAGGTCGGATCGACGCGGACCTGGGCGTGCTCGAGATGGACGAGGGCCACGGCGCCCTGATCGCCCCGCGGCTCCGTCCAGCGCATGTCATCCTGACGAACGTGTCCGTCGACCAGATCGACCGCTTCCACGATGCCGCCATGGTGTCCCGGATGCTCGACGCGATCGCCGGACGATCGACCGGTTCGCTGGTGCTGAACGGCGACGACGCGCTGGTCGACGCGGTTGCCTCGGGCAGTGCCGCGACCCGGTGGCGGTACGGCGTCTCGGCCTCGGTCCTGGAAGCCAGCCCACGTGGTCTCGGTTACAGCTCGACCGCTCCGGATCGTGTGGACGCGGACGCCGGCACGGTGGTGCAGTCGCTGGCCGGCGATGAGGTGGTCATCGCGCACAAGGGCGAGACCGCGCGGTTCCGTCTCCCTGCTCGCGGCGTGCACTACGCCGTCGACGCGGCTGCAGCCATCTCCGGTGCTGCGGCCGTCCTCGGGCCGGAGTTCCGACTCGCGACGGCGGCGGCCTCGTTCGAGGCCCTGACCCCGGTCTTCGGCCGCGGAGAGGTGACCACCGTGCGTGGCGTCGAAGTGGAGTTCGTGCTCGTCCAGAACCCGGCGAGCTTCCAACTGAACATCGACAGTCTCGCCCCGGACACGGAACAGATCCTGGTGGCCGTCGGCAGCGACGTCCGCGACCCGTCCTACCTGTGGCCGGTCGACACGGCCCGTCTCGGTCGTGTCGCCGTCGTCTCCGGGTCGAAGGCCTGGGAGGCGGCGCTCCAGCTCGGGTACGACGGCGTCGAGATCGATCGCATCGAGCCGGATCTCGGTGCGGCCCTCGACGCGTTCCTGGCGCTCCCCGCCCCTGGTGTCGGCCGTAAGACCGTCATCTTCACCGCCGACTCGATGCGTCGCACGCGTGCGCACCTCGGGCTCGCCTCGAACGATCAGGACGACGCATGA
- a CDS encoding type 1 glutamine amidotransferase, whose protein sequence is MTTEPTITIAVLLPSSCNVNGDAENGSVLARRGRARGLTVELVPVESVSDLPDAVHAVVLGSCDDPSAPVVLEALRPFRDAFIAWVEAGVPVLAVANGWKLLTRRLELTPGSWVDGLAIIEGDAPLRSARASDDLLVVPAGDLELESPVLVGYENHARDFRAGTGVQAVGAVRHGRGNGDGTEGAMVGPFIGTHLHGPVLAKNPELADRLLRQAIAVAGGTSMLDESPELRALDHIAEQARAQIVTSIG, encoded by the coding sequence ATGACGACCGAGCCGACGATCACCATCGCCGTCCTGCTGCCATCGAGCTGCAACGTCAACGGCGACGCCGAGAACGGATCGGTCCTCGCCCGCCGCGGTCGCGCTCGCGGGCTCACCGTCGAGCTGGTCCCCGTCGAGTCGGTGTCCGATCTGCCCGACGCGGTCCACGCCGTCGTGCTCGGCTCCTGCGACGACCCGTCCGCCCCGGTCGTCCTCGAAGCGCTCCGACCGTTCCGCGACGCCTTCATCGCCTGGGTGGAGGCTGGGGTGCCGGTCCTCGCCGTGGCGAACGGATGGAAGCTCCTCACCCGTCGTCTCGAACTGACACCGGGCAGCTGGGTGGACGGACTCGCGATCATCGAGGGGGACGCCCCGCTCCGCAGCGCTCGGGCCAGCGACGACCTGCTCGTCGTGCCGGCCGGCGACCTCGAGCTGGAGTCGCCCGTCCTCGTAGGCTACGAGAACCACGCGAGGGACTTCCGCGCCGGTACGGGCGTCCAGGCGGTCGGCGCGGTGCGCCACGGCCGCGGCAACGGAGACGGCACCGAGGGGGCGATGGTCGGTCCGTTCATCGGCACCCATCTGCACGGACCGGTGCTGGCGAAGAACCCCGAACTGGCCGACCGTCTGCTCCGTCAGGCCATCGCCGTCGCGGGTGGGACGTCGATGCTCGACGAGTCGCCGGAACTGCGGGCGCTCGACCACATCGCCGAGCAGGCACGGGCACAGATCGTCACATCCATCGGCTGA
- a CDS encoding type IIA DNA topoisomerase subunit B — translation MSSDYSARHLSVLEGLEAVRKRPGMYIGSTDSRGLMHCLWEIIDNSVDEALGGHGDEIEIILHADQSVEVRDHARGIPVDIEPKTGLSGVEVVFTKLHAGGKFGGGSYAASGGLHGVGASVVNALSERLDVEVDRGGKTYAMSFHRGEPGIFADTGEPTPDAPFTPFEKQSELRVIGKTKRGVTGTRIRYWADRQIFTKGAQFQAEELLGRARQTAFLIKGLGIHIRDETVEEPTEAMYRYEGGISEFVDYLAGDTALTDTWRLTGSGTFTETVPVLSPSGTMVATEVEREAEVDIALRWGTGYETVMRSFVNIIATPKGGTHQLGFDQGLLKFLRAQVEQNARRLKVGSDKLEKDDVLAGLTAVLTVRLAEPQFEGQTKEILGTPAVRAIVANVVAKELKERFASTKRDDKAQTALVLEKIVSEMKSRISARTHKETQRRKNALENSSLPAKLVDCRSGNLESSELFIVEGDSALGTAKLARDSSYQALLPIRGKILNVQKASVSDMLSNAECASIIQVIGAGSGRSFDLDAARYGKIILMSDADVDGAHIRTLLLTLFFRYMRPLIEAGRVFAAVPPLHRVIVINPGSKPNETIYTYSEAELHAVLADLKRTGKKHQEPIQRYKGLGEMDADQLATTTMDRRHRTLRRVRVEDAESAGRIFELLMGNDVAPRKEFIVDSSDRLSRESIDV, via the coding sequence GTGAGCAGCGACTACTCCGCCCGGCATCTCTCCGTCCTCGAAGGCCTCGAGGCGGTGCGCAAGCGACCCGGCATGTACATCGGATCGACGGACTCGCGGGGCCTCATGCACTGCCTCTGGGAGATCATCGACAACTCGGTCGACGAGGCCCTCGGCGGGCACGGCGACGAGATCGAGATCATCCTGCACGCCGACCAGAGCGTCGAGGTCCGAGACCACGCGCGCGGCATCCCGGTCGACATCGAGCCGAAGACCGGCCTGTCGGGCGTCGAGGTCGTGTTCACGAAGCTGCACGCCGGCGGCAAGTTCGGCGGTGGGTCCTACGCCGCGTCGGGCGGGCTGCACGGCGTCGGCGCCTCCGTCGTCAATGCGCTCTCGGAACGGCTCGATGTCGAGGTGGACCGCGGTGGCAAGACCTACGCGATGTCCTTCCACCGTGGCGAGCCCGGCATCTTCGCCGACACCGGTGAGCCCACGCCGGACGCGCCGTTCACCCCCTTCGAGAAGCAGAGCGAACTCCGGGTCATCGGGAAGACCAAGCGCGGCGTGACGGGCACGCGGATCCGCTACTGGGCCGACCGCCAGATCTTCACGAAGGGTGCACAGTTCCAGGCTGAGGAGCTGTTGGGCCGAGCCCGTCAGACGGCCTTCCTCATCAAGGGGCTCGGCATCCACATCCGCGACGAGACCGTCGAGGAACCGACCGAGGCGATGTACCGCTATGAGGGCGGCATCTCGGAGTTCGTCGACTACCTGGCGGGCGACACCGCCCTCACCGACACCTGGCGTCTCACCGGAAGCGGCACGTTCACCGAGACGGTGCCCGTCCTGTCGCCGTCGGGCACCATGGTCGCGACCGAGGTGGAACGGGAGGCGGAGGTCGACATCGCCCTTCGCTGGGGGACCGGGTACGAGACGGTCATGCGGAGCTTCGTCAACATCATCGCCACGCCGAAGGGCGGCACGCACCAGCTGGGGTTCGATCAGGGGCTGCTGAAGTTCCTCCGGGCCCAGGTGGAGCAGAACGCCCGCCGCCTGAAGGTCGGCTCGGACAAGCTCGAGAAGGACGACGTCCTCGCCGGCCTGACCGCCGTGCTGACGGTCCGGCTCGCGGAGCCGCAGTTCGAGGGCCAGACGAAGGAGATCCTCGGGACGCCTGCCGTGCGGGCCATCGTGGCGAACGTCGTCGCCAAGGAACTCAAGGAGCGGTTCGCTTCGACGAAACGGGATGACAAGGCGCAGACGGCGCTCGTGCTCGAGAAGATCGTGTCCGAGATGAAGTCCCGGATCTCCGCCCGGACCCACAAGGAGACGCAGCGCCGGAAGAACGCCCTCGAGAACTCGTCACTGCCGGCCAAGTTGGTCGACTGCCGCTCGGGCAACCTCGAGTCGAGTGAACTGTTCATCGTCGAGGGGGACTCCGCCCTCGGGACGGCGAAGCTGGCGCGCGACAGCTCGTACCAGGCGCTCCTCCCGATCCGCGGCAAGATCCTGAACGTGCAGAAGGCCTCCGTCTCCGACATGCTGTCGAACGCCGAGTGCGCGTCCATCATCCAGGTCATCGGAGCCGGGTCAGGTCGATCCTTCGACCTCGACGCCGCCCGGTACGGGAAGATCATCCTGATGAGCGACGCGGACGTCGACGGTGCGCACATCCGCACGCTCCTGCTCACGCTCTTCTTCCGCTACATGCGGCCGCTCATCGAGGCGGGCCGCGTCTTCGCTGCGGTGCCACCGCTCCATCGGGTCATCGTCATCAACCCCGGTTCGAAGCCGAACGAGACGATCTACACCTACTCCGAAGCCGAGCTGCACGCCGTGCTCGCCGACCTCAAGCGCACCGGCAAGAAGCATCAGGAACCGATCCAGCGGTACAAGGGACTCGGCGAGATGGACGCCGACCAGTTGGCGACGACCACGATGGATCGACGCCACCGCACGCTCCGCCGCGTGCGCGTCGAGGACGCCGAGTCGGCCGGACGTATCTTCGAACTCCTCATGGGCAACGACGTCGCCCCGAGGAAGGAGTTCATCGTGGACAGCTCCGACCGACTGTCCCGCGAGAGCATCGACGTCTGA
- a CDS encoding alkaline phosphatase family protein, with protein MTSMLPTVDPDSRSLADVLPDCLASLTSSGGSLPSADHAIVVLVDGLGAANLRGAAAHARFLAPRLGPRSTTTSAFPSTTAAGIATLTTGALPGRHGLVSYRARDLAGDRVVNQLSGWDPGMVPETWQRLPTVFERARAEGVTTTVIGQERYRGSGFTRAVLRGADYRAGRSMADRLDAALDVVAASSGRTLSYVYVPELDQAAHEYGWESARWTALLEELDGDLRRWSARLPATAGALVTADHGVVDVPAHQHVLFDQAPALVDGVRHVGGEPRCLHLYLDAAADAADHERLAASWRSEEGARSWVATRAEAIEHGWYGEVDPEVLPRIGDVIVATRKRIAYYDSRPTDQSARGMIGQHGSLTDDERRIPLLGLGRYEP; from the coding sequence ATGACCTCCATGCTACCGACGGTCGATCCTGACTCGCGCAGCCTTGCCGATGTCCTCCCGGATTGCCTCGCATCCCTGACCTCGAGCGGTGGATCGCTGCCGTCGGCGGACCATGCCATCGTCGTCCTCGTCGACGGCCTCGGCGCTGCGAACCTCCGCGGAGCCGCCGCTCACGCCCGCTTCCTCGCCCCCCGTCTCGGCCCTCGGTCGACGACGACCTCCGCGTTCCCGTCGACGACCGCCGCCGGGATCGCGACGCTGACCACCGGGGCACTCCCCGGCCGTCACGGACTCGTCAGCTATCGAGCCAGGGACCTCGCCGGAGACCGGGTCGTCAACCAGCTGAGCGGCTGGGACCCCGGCATGGTCCCCGAGACCTGGCAGCGTCTGCCCACCGTGTTCGAACGGGCACGTGCCGAGGGCGTCACCACCACGGTCATCGGCCAGGAGCGGTACCGCGGTTCGGGCTTCACCCGAGCGGTCCTCCGTGGCGCGGACTACCGGGCGGGACGCTCGATGGCCGACCGTCTCGACGCGGCGCTCGACGTCGTCGCCGCGAGCTCCGGACGGACCCTGAGCTACGTGTACGTCCCGGAACTCGACCAGGCGGCGCACGAGTACGGGTGGGAGTCAGCCCGCTGGACGGCGCTGCTCGAAGAGCTCGACGGCGACCTGAGACGGTGGTCGGCCCGGCTACCGGCCACGGCGGGAGCCCTCGTCACCGCCGACCACGGCGTCGTCGACGTCCCGGCCCACCAGCACGTCCTGTTCGATCAGGCCCCGGCGCTCGTGGACGGTGTACGACACGTCGGTGGCGAGCCGCGATGCCTGCACCTCTATCTCGACGCCGCCGCGGACGCCGCGGACCACGAGCGGCTGGCGGCGTCCTGGAGGTCCGAGGAGGGCGCTCGGTCCTGGGTCGCGACGCGAGCCGAGGCGATCGAGCACGGCTGGTACGGCGAGGTCGATCCGGAGGTGCTGCCGCGTATCGGGGACGTCATCGTGGCCACCCGCAAACGCATCGCCTACTACGACTCCCGGCCGACCGATCAGAGTGCGCGCGGGATGATCGGCCAGCACGGGTCACTCACCGACGACGAACGTCGGATCCCGCTTCTCGGCCTCGGGCGCTACGAGCCCTGA
- a CDS encoding DNA topoisomerase (ATP-hydrolyzing) subunit A: MTRQQQTPPTEPSGERIEDIDVSSEMQTSFLEYAYSVIYARALPDARDGLKPVQRRILYQMTEMGLRPDRGHVKSARVVGEVMGKLHPHGDTAIYDALVRLAQPFTLRVPLIDGHGNFGSLDDGPAAPRYTEARLDAAALALTADLDEDVVDFVPNYDNQFMQPEVLPAAFPNLLVNGASGIAVGMATNMAPHNLVEVIGAARHLIAHPQATLEDLMEFVPGPDLPSGGTIVGLDGIKDAYATGRGSFKTRAKVSVEPVTARKTGLVITELPYLVGPEKIIEKIKDGVTSKKLNGISDVTDLTDRMHGLRLVIGIKTGFSPEAVLEQLYRYTPLEDSFSINNVALVDGGPQTLGLRELLQVYVDHRISVVTRRSRFRLARRKERLHLVEGLLIAILDIDEVIQVIRASDDSEQARARLIEVFDLSQLQAEYILELRLRRLTKFSRIELEAERDKLLAEIAELERLLGSQRLIRAAVSAELAAAAEQFGTPRRTMLTNAKPSVATTGRGKSAPILELADTPCRVYLSATGRALRVDLDPDAQAPRPGRRSKHDAILSVVETTSRTELGAVTSKGRLIRFTPLDLPAVPAASIQLAAGVRIGEYLSLPDRDERVLAIVSLSSEQPIVLGTETGVVKRVIPGDLPAKPDFEVITLKPRDRVIGAAQVGDDAELVFVASDAQLLRFAASSVRPQGRAAGGMAGINLAAGAKVISFTAVLPDDEVVVVTVATNSLTLAGTDTGSAKVSEFSEFPAKGRATGGVRSQRFLKGEDQLAVAWVGAAPAHAVGTDGTPRTLPEVGAKRDASGTPLDAPIGFIGGAITPPVAPPTTDDATAGDESD, from the coding sequence ATGACCCGCCAACAGCAGACCCCGCCGACGGAGCCCAGTGGCGAGCGCATCGAGGACATCGATGTCTCGTCGGAGATGCAGACCTCCTTCCTGGAGTACGCCTATTCGGTCATCTACGCCCGCGCCCTCCCGGATGCCCGCGACGGGCTGAAGCCCGTCCAGCGCCGCATCCTCTATCAGATGACCGAGATGGGTCTCCGCCCGGATCGCGGTCACGTGAAGTCGGCGCGGGTCGTCGGTGAGGTGATGGGCAAGCTGCACCCGCACGGCGACACGGCGATCTACGACGCGCTCGTCCGCCTCGCGCAGCCGTTCACCCTGCGTGTGCCGCTGATCGACGGCCACGGCAACTTCGGATCGCTCGACGACGGACCAGCCGCCCCCCGGTACACGGAGGCCCGGCTGGACGCCGCTGCCCTCGCGCTCACCGCCGACCTCGACGAGGACGTCGTCGACTTCGTCCCGAACTACGACAATCAGTTCATGCAGCCGGAGGTGCTGCCGGCGGCGTTCCCCAACCTGCTCGTGAACGGTGCCAGCGGCATCGCGGTCGGTATGGCGACGAACATGGCGCCGCACAACCTCGTCGAGGTCATCGGCGCCGCCCGGCACCTCATCGCGCACCCGCAGGCGACCCTCGAGGACCTCATGGAGTTCGTGCCCGGACCGGACCTGCCGTCCGGCGGGACGATCGTGGGGCTCGACGGGATCAAGGACGCATACGCGACGGGCCGTGGTTCCTTCAAGACCCGCGCGAAGGTGTCCGTCGAACCGGTGACCGCCCGGAAGACCGGCCTCGTCATCACGGAACTCCCGTACCTGGTCGGGCCCGAGAAGATCATCGAGAAGATCAAGGACGGCGTCACCTCCAAGAAGCTCAACGGCATCTCGGACGTCACCGACCTCACCGACCGGATGCACGGACTTCGGCTCGTGATCGGGATCAAGACCGGCTTCTCCCCCGAAGCCGTCCTCGAGCAGCTCTACCGGTACACCCCCCTCGAGGACTCGTTCAGCATCAACAACGTCGCCCTCGTGGACGGCGGCCCGCAGACGCTCGGTCTCCGCGAGCTGCTCCAGGTGTACGTCGACCACCGCATCAGTGTGGTCACCCGCCGGAGCCGGTTCCGGCTGGCGAGGCGGAAGGAACGCCTGCACCTCGTCGAGGGTCTCCTCATCGCGATCCTCGACATCGACGAGGTCATCCAGGTCATCCGGGCGAGCGACGACTCGGAGCAGGCCCGCGCGAGACTGATCGAGGTCTTCGACCTGTCCCAGCTGCAGGCCGAGTACATCCTCGAGCTCCGGCTACGACGGCTCACGAAGTTCTCGCGGATCGAACTCGAGGCGGAGCGCGACAAGCTGCTCGCGGAGATCGCCGAACTCGAGCGCCTGCTCGGGAGCCAGCGACTGATCCGGGCGGCGGTCTCGGCGGAACTCGCCGCCGCAGCCGAGCAGTTCGGCACCCCACGACGGACGATGCTGACGAACGCCAAGCCGAGCGTCGCGACGACCGGGCGCGGCAAGAGCGCCCCGATCCTCGAACTGGCCGACACCCCGTGCCGTGTCTACCTCAGCGCGACGGGACGGGCGCTCCGCGTCGACCTCGACCCGGACGCTCAGGCGCCCCGGCCAGGACGTCGGAGCAAGCACGATGCGATCCTGAGCGTCGTCGAGACCACCAGCCGCACCGAGCTCGGCGCCGTCACGAGCAAGGGACGGCTCATCCGGTTCACGCCGCTCGACCTCCCCGCGGTGCCCGCGGCGTCCATCCAGCTCGCGGCCGGCGTCCGGATCGGTGAGTACCTCTCCCTGCCCGACCGCGATGAGCGGGTGCTGGCCATCGTCTCCCTCTCCAGCGAGCAGCCGATCGTGCTCGGCACCGAGACCGGCGTGGTCAAACGCGTCATCCCGGGCGATCTGCCCGCGAAGCCCGACTTCGAGGTCATCACGCTGAAGCCGCGCGACCGCGTCATCGGTGCGGCGCAGGTCGGTGACGACGCCGAGCTCGTGTTCGTCGCCTCCGACGCGCAGCTCCTCCGCTTCGCCGCGTCGTCCGTCCGGCCGCAGGGTCGTGCCGCGGGTGGCATGGCCGGCATCAACCTCGCCGCCGGTGCGAAGGTCATCTCCTTCACCGCCGTCCTCCCGGACGACGAGGTCGTCGTCGTCACCGTCGCGACGAACTCACTCACGCTGGCCGGGACGGACACCGGCAGCGCGAAGGTGTCCGAGTTCTCGGAGTTCCCCGCCAAGGGTCGGGCGACGGGCGGGGTCCGGTCGCAACGCTTCCTGAAGGGTGAGGATCAGCTGGCCGTCGCCTGGGTCGGCGCCGCTCCGGCACACGCCGTCGGCACGGACGGGACGCCTCGGACGCTCCCGGAGGTCGGGGCCAAGCGTGACGCATCCGGCACGCCGCTCGACGCTCCCATCGGGTTCATCGGCGGCGCGATCACACCGCCGGTCGCTCCGCCGACCACGGATGACGCGACCGCCGGCGACGAATCCGACTGA